From the Psychrobacillus sp. FSL K6-4046 genome, one window contains:
- the ispD gene encoding 2-C-methyl-D-erythritol 4-phosphate cytidylyltransferase: MLYTVILPAAGSGKRMGAGHNKLFIELSNIPVLIHTLRVFEQDPDCAHIVLAIKKEEKSYIEQLLQQYSIQKVSAIVEGGSERQHSVYAGLKASPAKGIVLVHDAARPFIQQEVIHQLVQAAEKFGSAVAAVRAKDTMKKVHNGIIQETVDRESLWIIQTPQAFQYDVLEKAERLAEQESFLGTDEAMLVEKQGGNVHIVESTYDNVKVTTQEDLLLGEVILNKRKQEEK; this comes from the coding sequence ATGTTGTATACAGTAATCTTACCTGCCGCGGGGAGTGGCAAAAGGATGGGAGCAGGTCACAACAAACTTTTTATCGAATTAAGTAATATACCAGTTTTAATACATACGCTTAGAGTTTTTGAACAAGACCCTGACTGCGCTCATATTGTATTGGCGATAAAAAAAGAAGAAAAATCATATATAGAACAGCTTCTACAGCAATATTCCATCCAAAAGGTGTCAGCCATTGTAGAAGGCGGTTCTGAAAGACAGCATAGTGTATATGCGGGCTTGAAGGCTAGTCCTGCTAAAGGGATTGTATTGGTGCATGATGCTGCTAGACCGTTCATTCAGCAGGAAGTCATTCATCAGCTAGTCCAAGCAGCTGAAAAATTTGGCTCAGCAGTTGCTGCAGTACGGGCAAAGGATACGATGAAAAAGGTTCACAATGGTATAATACAGGAAACGGTTGATCGAGAGAGTCTTTGGATTATCCAAACACCTCAAGCTTTTCAATATGATGTATTGGAGAAAGCCGAAAGACTCGCTGAGCAGGAATCCTTTTTAGGAACAGACGAGGCTATGCTAGTAGAGAAGCAAGGTGGAAATGTTCACATCGTGGAGAGTACCTATGATAACGTAAAGGTAACCACTCAAGAGGACTTATTGTTAGGAGAAGTAATTTTAAATAAACGAAAGCAGGAGGAAAAATAA
- a CDS encoding PIN/TRAM domain-containing protein produces MLKWIIQIAFVLIGGTLGLLFLPHLYELINLSNNSFINNVYVSVLIGAIMLYVAALFLTDYLIHFIKWMEERLLKAPIGDLLFGTLGMVIGLIVAFFLGSAVSSIEFPVIRSVAPVLLTIILGYLGFQVGYKKRDELLHVFTPSSKLPTLKKKTAEEEEQALPLGTYKLLDTSVIIDGRIADISETGFMEGVLVVPQFVLTELQHIADSSDTLKRTRGRRGLDVLNKLKDERSTAVLIVEEDFEDVQEVDLKLMRLAKKMGGIVVTNDFNLNKVCELHQVRVLNINDLANAVKPVVIPGEIMHVVVIKDGKEHNQGVAYLDDGTMIVVEGGKAYIGQAINVEVTSVLQTSAGRMIFAKPQETK; encoded by the coding sequence TTGTTAAAGTGGATTATTCAAATTGCTTTTGTATTAATAGGTGGTACATTAGGGTTGCTATTCTTACCGCACTTATATGAACTGATTAATTTATCCAACAACTCTTTTATTAACAATGTATATGTTTCTGTATTAATCGGAGCAATCATGCTGTATGTAGCTGCGCTATTTTTAACAGATTATTTAATTCATTTCATTAAATGGATGGAGGAAAGACTATTAAAGGCACCCATTGGTGATTTGTTGTTTGGGACGTTAGGGATGGTCATCGGTTTAATCGTAGCCTTCTTTTTAGGGTCAGCGGTATCGAGTATTGAATTTCCAGTCATTCGGTCTGTTGCTCCAGTTCTATTGACCATCATTTTAGGGTATTTAGGATTCCAGGTAGGTTATAAAAAAAGAGATGAATTGCTACACGTGTTTACTCCATCTTCTAAGCTTCCTACGTTGAAGAAAAAAACAGCAGAGGAAGAAGAACAGGCTCTACCATTGGGGACTTACAAGCTCTTGGACACAAGTGTGATCATTGATGGAAGAATAGCTGATATTTCTGAAACCGGCTTTATGGAAGGGGTACTTGTTGTCCCTCAATTTGTGCTAACGGAGCTTCAGCATATTGCAGATTCTTCTGATACACTTAAACGGACAAGAGGTCGCCGAGGCTTAGACGTTCTAAACAAACTAAAGGATGAAAGAAGTACGGCAGTTTTAATAGTGGAAGAAGACTTTGAGGATGTCCAAGAGGTTGATTTAAAATTGATGCGTCTAGCTAAAAAAATGGGTGGCATAGTAGTTACAAATGACTTTAATCTAAACAAGGTATGTGAGCTGCATCAGGTTCGTGTATTGAATATTAATGATTTAGCAAATGCCGTTAAACCGGTAGTTATTCCCGGGGAAATAATGCATGTAGTTGTGATTAAAGATGGTAAAGAGCATAATCAAGGGGTAGCTTATTTAGACGATGGGACGATGATTGTTGTAGAAGGCGGTAAAGCTTATATCGGACAAGCTATTAATGTAGAAGTGACGAGTGTTCTCCAAACATCAGCAGGACGAATGATCTTTGCGAAACCCCAAGAAACTAAATAA
- the radA gene encoding DNA repair protein RadA yields MAKKKTKFMCNSCGYEAAKWMGRCPGCGEWNTMVEEVEVVSKGPRHSFQHSSGVTQKATPIISIETIDEPRVQTDLVELNRVLGGGIVPGSLVLIGGDPGIGKSTLLLQVSALLANKGERVLYISGEESIRQTKLRAERLGVTSNELYIYSETNLELINETIDQVSPRFVIVDSIQTVHHPEVTSAPGSVSQVRESTAELMRIAKTKNIAIFLVGHVTKEGQIAGPRILEHMVDTVLYFEGERHHNHRILRSQKNRFGSTNEIAIFEMVQQGLKEVLNPSELFLQERSHGAAGSAIVASMEGTRPILVEIQALVTQSSFNYPKRMATGIDQNRISLLMAVLEKRMGLLLQTQDAYIKVAGGVKLDEPAIDLAVLVSIVSSFRDIGVASTDCFIGEVGLTGEVRRVSRIEQRVQEAAKLGFKRAIIPASNMGGWDYPKGLQVIGVESVNEVMKEAFS; encoded by the coding sequence ATGGCAAAAAAGAAAACGAAATTTATGTGTAACTCATGTGGCTATGAGGCTGCCAAATGGATGGGTAGATGTCCAGGGTGTGGAGAATGGAACACGATGGTCGAAGAGGTAGAGGTTGTTTCTAAGGGGCCTAGACATTCTTTTCAGCATTCCTCTGGAGTCACTCAAAAAGCAACGCCCATTATATCTATTGAAACGATCGATGAGCCTCGTGTACAGACGGATTTAGTAGAATTGAATCGGGTCTTAGGTGGAGGAATTGTGCCAGGCTCCCTAGTTTTAATTGGGGGAGATCCAGGTATAGGTAAATCAACGCTTCTTTTACAAGTTTCTGCACTTCTTGCGAATAAGGGAGAAAGAGTCCTCTACATTTCCGGAGAAGAATCCATCCGCCAGACGAAACTCCGAGCAGAACGTCTAGGAGTTACTTCAAACGAACTTTATATCTATTCGGAAACTAATCTAGAGCTGATAAATGAAACAATCGATCAAGTAAGTCCGCGTTTTGTAATCGTGGATTCTATACAAACTGTGCATCACCCAGAAGTAACGAGTGCACCAGGTAGCGTGTCTCAAGTACGTGAAAGTACTGCTGAGCTGATGCGTATCGCGAAGACTAAAAATATTGCGATCTTTTTAGTTGGTCATGTAACTAAAGAAGGCCAAATCGCCGGACCAAGGATCCTTGAGCATATGGTAGATACGGTTTTATATTTTGAGGGTGAGCGTCATCACAATCATCGTATATTGCGTTCACAAAAAAATAGATTTGGTTCGACTAATGAGATTGCTATTTTTGAAATGGTACAACAGGGTCTAAAGGAAGTACTGAATCCTTCTGAGTTATTTTTGCAGGAGCGTTCTCATGGAGCAGCAGGCTCTGCAATCGTCGCGTCTATGGAAGGGACAAGACCGATTTTAGTAGAGATTCAAGCGCTAGTCACACAGTCGAGCTTTAACTACCCTAAAAGAATGGCTACAGGGATTGACCAAAATAGAATTTCCTTGTTAATGGCAGTGCTAGAAAAACGCATGGGACTGCTACTTCAAACACAAGACGCCTATATAAAAGTTGCCGGTGGAGTAAAATTAGACGAACCTGCCATCGATTTAGCCGTCCTAGTAAGTATTGTCTCTAGTTTTAGAGATATAGGTGTTGCTTCAACTGACTGTTTTATAGGAGAAGTCGGATTAACTGGTGAGGTAAGAAGAGTTTCGAGGATTGAACAAAGAGTGCAAGAGGCTGCAAAGCTCGGCTTTAAACGAGCAATCATCCCAGCATCGAATATGGGAGGCTGGGACTATCCAAAGGGACTTCAGGTCATTGGTGTAGAATCAGTAAATGAAGTGATGAAGGAAGCTTTTTCTTAA
- a CDS encoding ATP-dependent Clp protease ATP-binding subunit produces the protein MMFNRFTQRSQKVLQLAQEEAIRLKHESIGTEHILLGLIREGSGIAAKALEAIEVDPKVIEAGIEELVGTGAEEVGPIVHYTPRAKKVIELSVDESRKLGHSYIGTEHLLLALIREGEGVAARVLNNAGVSLNKARQQVLQLLGSSDQSHSNSNNNGVAPASTPTLDGLARDLTQIAREGTLDPVIGRSKEITRVIEILARRTKNNPVLIGEPGVGKTAIAEGLAQQIVQNEVPEILRDKRVMTLDMGTVVAGTKYRGEFEDRLKKVMDEIRQAGNVILFIDELHTLIGAGGAEGAIDASNILKPALARGEIQCIGATTLDEYRKYIEKDAALERRFQPIQVDEPSSEEAVQIIYGLRDRYEAHHRVKITDEAVEAAVKMSDRYISDRFLPDKAIDLIDEAGSKVRLRSYTTPPNLKELETKLEAVRSEKNAAVQSQEFEKAASFRDKEQKIKDKLETMKNTWKEKQGKEESEVTVEDIAAVVSMWTGIPVSKLAQTESEKLLKLEDKLHERVIGQKEAVDAISRAIRRARAGLKDPKRPIGSFIFLGPTGVGKTELARALAEVMFGDEDAMIRVDMSEYMEKHSTSRLVGSPPGYVGFDDGGQLTEKVRRKPYSVILLDEIEKAHPDVFNILLQVLEDGRLTDSKGRTVDFRNTVVIMTSNVGADALKYNKHVGFNLQEAGKTDYKDMKGKMLEELKKAFRPEFLNRLDEMIVFHSLEKEHLKQIVTLMTEQLAKRLKEQGIELVLTEAAQDKITTEGYDPTYGARPLRRALQKHVEDRLSEELLKGEVLTGQRVVFDVENDEFVVRTTEPVTES, from the coding sequence ATGATGTTTAATCGATTTACGCAAAGATCGCAAAAAGTTTTACAATTAGCTCAAGAAGAGGCTATTCGTTTAAAGCATGAATCTATTGGAACAGAACATATTTTACTCGGTCTTATCCGTGAAGGTAGCGGAATTGCCGCAAAAGCATTAGAAGCAATCGAAGTAGATCCAAAAGTGATAGAGGCAGGGATCGAGGAGCTGGTTGGAACTGGAGCAGAGGAAGTTGGTCCGATTGTTCACTATACGCCTCGTGCTAAGAAAGTCATTGAGCTGTCAGTAGATGAATCAAGAAAACTAGGTCACTCATACATTGGAACAGAACATTTACTTCTTGCTTTAATTCGTGAAGGAGAAGGAGTAGCAGCAAGAGTATTGAACAATGCAGGTGTAAGCTTGAACAAGGCGCGTCAGCAAGTGCTTCAATTATTAGGAAGTTCCGATCAATCTCATAGCAATAGTAATAACAACGGAGTCGCTCCTGCTAGTACACCGACATTAGACGGGTTAGCACGCGATTTAACACAAATTGCAAGAGAAGGTACGCTAGATCCTGTAATAGGGCGTAGCAAGGAAATCACACGTGTTATTGAAATATTAGCTCGTCGTACGAAAAATAATCCGGTCCTAATTGGGGAGCCAGGTGTAGGTAAGACTGCTATTGCAGAAGGTCTTGCACAACAAATCGTACAAAATGAGGTTCCTGAAATTTTAAGAGATAAACGTGTAATGACTTTAGATATGGGTACTGTTGTAGCGGGTACTAAATATCGTGGTGAATTTGAAGACCGTCTGAAAAAAGTGATGGATGAAATTCGCCAAGCAGGAAATGTTATTCTTTTCATTGATGAACTTCATACGTTAATCGGTGCAGGTGGAGCAGAGGGGGCAATTGATGCTTCTAATATCTTGAAACCAGCACTGGCTCGAGGAGAAATTCAATGTATCGGTGCTACTACATTAGACGAATATCGCAAATACATTGAAAAAGATGCTGCGCTTGAACGTCGCTTCCAACCAATCCAAGTTGATGAGCCTTCTTCTGAGGAAGCTGTACAAATTATTTATGGGTTACGCGATCGTTATGAAGCACATCACCGTGTGAAAATTACGGATGAAGCAGTAGAAGCGGCAGTTAAAATGTCTGATCGTTACATTTCAGATCGTTTCTTGCCTGATAAAGCAATAGATTTAATTGATGAGGCAGGTTCTAAGGTTCGCCTTCGTTCCTATACAACTCCTCCTAATTTAAAAGAATTAGAAACGAAGCTAGAGGCTGTTCGCTCTGAGAAAAATGCAGCTGTGCAAAGCCAGGAATTTGAGAAGGCAGCTTCTTTCCGAGATAAAGAACAAAAGATTAAAGATAAATTAGAAACTATGAAAAATACTTGGAAAGAAAAACAAGGAAAAGAAGAGTCAGAGGTTACAGTCGAGGATATCGCTGCTGTCGTTTCGATGTGGACTGGAATTCCTGTTTCCAAGTTAGCTCAAACAGAGTCCGAGAAGTTGTTAAAGCTGGAGGATAAATTACATGAACGTGTAATCGGACAAAAAGAAGCGGTAGATGCTATTTCTCGTGCTATCCGACGAGCTCGAGCGGGCTTAAAAGATCCGAAGCGACCAATTGGTTCATTTATCTTCTTAGGACCTACAGGAGTAGGTAAAACGGAGTTAGCTCGTGCTTTAGCAGAGGTAATGTTTGGAGACGAGGACGCGATGATCCGAGTAGACATGTCTGAGTACATGGAAAAACATTCTACTTCTCGTTTAGTAGGTTCACCTCCGGGGTATGTTGGCTTTGATGATGGTGGTCAGTTGACTGAAAAAGTTCGCCGTAAACCGTATTCTGTAATTTTATTAGATGAAATTGAAAAAGCACATCCAGACGTATTCAATATACTTTTACAAGTATTAGAGGATGGTCGATTAACTGATTCGAAAGGTCGCACAGTCGACTTCCGCAATACAGTAGTGATTATGACATCTAATGTTGGAGCAGATGCACTTAAGTATAATAAACATGTAGGGTTTAACTTACAAGAAGCAGGAAAAACGGATTATAAAGATATGAAAGGAAAAATGCTGGAAGAATTGAAAAAAGCATTCCGTCCTGAATTCTTAAACCGTTTAGATGAAATGATTGTATTCCACTCATTAGAGAAGGAACACTTAAAACAAATTGTGACATTAATGACAGAGCAGCTAGCGAAGCGTTTAAAAGAACAAGGAATAGAGCTAGTACTTACTGAAGCTGCTCAAGATAAAATTACTACAGAAGGCTACGATCCAACATATGGAGCACGTCCGTTGCGCCGTGCATTACAAAAGCATGTGGAAGATCGTCTTTCAGAGGAACTGTTAAAAGGTGAAGTCTTAACGGGTCAGCGTGTAGTATTTGATGTAGAAAATGACGAATTTGTTGTTCGAACAACAGAGCCTGTCACAGAAAGTTAA
- a CDS encoding protein arginine kinase — protein sequence MSIENFLDNSRSSWMEGEGEHSDIVMSTRIRLARNLNGFRFPLAFTEDEAHKIDQSVSSTLLDADEELQKNFTSVHIKDVSELGRQVLVEKHLISPKLANSPNTGSVLLSEDESVSVMVNEEDHIRIQCLFPGLQIQQAYERADTIDRLLEKELPYAFDEQFGYLTSCPTNTGTGLRASVMMHLPALTKTKQMNRIVTIISRLGMVVRGIYGEGSEALGNVYQVSNQTTLGKTEEDILADLQSIAEQIIQKEREARDALLQHSPNTLEDRLYRSLGTLSYARLMTTEEAARCLSDVRLGIDIGLIKDIDMSILNECMIFMQPGFLQKYAGTTLNATERDMFRAKLLRERLQKGEKDNTKGEEPA from the coding sequence ATGTCGATTGAGAACTTTTTAGATAATTCCAGATCTAGTTGGATGGAAGGGGAAGGAGAGCATTCTGACATCGTGATGAGCACCAGAATTCGCTTGGCGAGAAACCTTAATGGTTTTCGCTTCCCTCTAGCATTTACAGAGGACGAAGCGCATAAAATTGACCAATCTGTATCCTCCACACTGTTAGATGCAGATGAAGAATTACAGAAAAATTTTACATCTGTGCATATTAAAGATGTATCTGAGCTAGGGCGTCAAGTCTTGGTTGAAAAACATTTAATAAGTCCTAAGCTCGCAAATTCACCAAATACGGGATCTGTCCTTTTATCAGAAGATGAGTCTGTTAGTGTCATGGTGAATGAAGAGGACCATATTCGAATTCAATGCCTATTTCCAGGACTCCAAATCCAACAAGCTTACGAACGGGCAGATACAATAGATCGTTTATTAGAAAAGGAATTACCATATGCATTTGACGAACAGTTTGGTTATTTGACAAGCTGCCCTACAAACACTGGAACAGGACTTAGAGCATCTGTCATGATGCACTTACCTGCTTTAACAAAAACAAAGCAAATGAATCGAATCGTAACCATTATTTCTCGGCTTGGTATGGTCGTAAGAGGAATATATGGAGAGGGTAGTGAAGCGCTCGGCAATGTTTATCAGGTATCAAATCAAACGACACTTGGTAAGACTGAGGAAGATATACTTGCTGATCTTCAAAGTATAGCAGAACAAATTATTCAAAAAGAAAGAGAAGCAAGAGACGCACTTTTACAGCACTCCCCAAATACATTGGAGGATCGTCTTTACCGTTCACTAGGAACCTTATCCTATGCTCGTCTAATGACCACAGAGGAGGCGGCAAGATGTCTGTCTGATGTGCGTTTAGGAATAGATATTGGACTTATTAAGGATATAGATATGTCCATCCTAAATGAATGTATGATCTTTATGCAGCCTGGTTTTTTACAAAAGTACGCTGGCACTACTTTAAATGCCACGGAGCGTGACATGTTTCGAGCTAAGCTGTTAAGGGAACGTTTGCAAAAAGGAGAAAAAGATAATACAAAAGGAGAGGAACCTGCATGA
- a CDS encoding UvrB/UvrC motif-containing protein translates to MICENCKQRPAKVTVTQVHNGEHFERHYCEVCANSLHPFYVEYKQDPLSLHQLLSNWFNQADQIVQQKQQKTLECDECGWSIERFLEEGKFGCASCYESFRPHLPQALKRLHNGNTTHIGKAPGRLGEKIALKKRIEAIRAQMKQAVEQEQFEDAAKLRDEVKDLEKQLAGGGDDSHVD, encoded by the coding sequence GTGATTTGTGAAAATTGTAAACAACGGCCAGCTAAAGTGACGGTTACACAAGTGCATAACGGAGAACACTTTGAAAGACATTATTGTGAGGTCTGTGCCAATAGCCTCCACCCGTTTTATGTTGAATACAAACAAGACCCATTATCTCTTCATCAGCTTCTATCTAATTGGTTTAACCAAGCAGATCAGATAGTTCAACAAAAACAACAAAAAACACTTGAATGTGATGAATGTGGCTGGTCTATTGAGAGATTTCTAGAAGAGGGTAAGTTTGGATGTGCATCATGCTACGAAAGCTTCCGTCCTCATTTACCTCAAGCCCTAAAACGTCTACACAATGGTAACACTACACATATTGGAAAAGCACCAGGGCGACTTGGTGAAAAAATAGCTTTAAAGAAACGAATTGAAGCAATTAGGGCTCAAATGAAGCAGGCAGTTGAGCAAGAGCAATTTGAAGATGCCGCGAAGTTAAGAGACGAAGTTAAAGACCTTGAAAAACAACTTGCCGGAGGAGGTGACGATTCACATGTCGATTGA
- a CDS encoding CtsR family transcriptional regulator, which yields MKNISDIIEGYLKAIIEQESRGQIEIKRSEIAEKFQCVPSQINYVINTRFTLDRGYLVESKRGGGGYIRILRVRAHTKAELIEHIIQSLEAGASASTTEDIVFRLLDEEVITKREAKIILAALDRTTLAIPLPARDELRARILCAMLLTLKYEKSEN from the coding sequence ATGAAAAATATATCTGACATTATTGAAGGTTATTTGAAGGCAATTATCGAACAAGAAAGTAGAGGGCAAATTGAAATCAAAAGAAGCGAGATCGCAGAAAAATTTCAATGTGTACCTTCACAAATAAATTATGTAATAAACACCCGATTCACACTGGATCGTGGATATTTGGTGGAAAGTAAACGTGGTGGTGGTGGGTATATTCGAATTCTCCGCGTTCGAGCCCACACAAAAGCTGAATTAATTGAGCATATAATACAAAGTCTGGAAGCAGGAGCATCTGCATCCACTACAGAGGATATTGTTTTTCGTTTATTGGATGAAGAGGTTATTACGAAAAGAGAGGCGAAGATAATTTTAGCAGCTCTAGACAGAACAACTTTAGCCATCCCACTACCAGCAAGAGATGAGCTACGAGCACGTATACTATGTGCCATGCTTTTAACACTAAAATATGAAAAAAGTGAAAATTGA
- a CDS encoding GNAT family N-acetyltransferase, translating to MIRLIDHQKHSIAEEMLEIQLPAYRKEAEIIGFEGIPQLKETIEDIKVSKEIFIGKYHMEKLLGFISYEYEGDVVSICRLVVHPNYFRKGIASELLQHVLSTTSKAVSIIVSTGAKNLPALALYERHHFFKVQNIEVEPTIFITQLKYNSQI from the coding sequence ATGATTCGATTAATTGATCACCAAAAGCATTCTATAGCAGAGGAAATGCTCGAAATACAGCTTCCGGCTTACCGCAAGGAAGCAGAGATTATCGGTTTTGAAGGCATACCACAGCTTAAGGAAACAATCGAGGATATTAAAGTATCTAAAGAGATTTTTATAGGAAAGTATCATATGGAGAAGCTACTTGGTTTTATCTCCTATGAATATGAGGGAGACGTAGTAAGTATTTGTAGGTTAGTTGTCCACCCAAATTATTTTAGAAAAGGGATAGCTTCTGAGTTGCTCCAGCATGTTTTGAGCACTACTTCAAAAGCTGTAAGTATAATAGTTTCTACCGGCGCAAAAAATTTACCAGCTCTTGCTTTGTATGAAAGACATCACTTTTTCAAAGTACAAAATATTGAGGTAGAGCCAACAATTTTTATTACGCAGCTTAAATACAATTCACAAATATAA
- the rsgA gene encoding ribosome small subunit-dependent GTPase A has protein sequence MKLNLIEQYGWNSKWEEKMSNKGLVGRVLLEHKHSYRVITNEGEWLCSLSGRFKFDHNREAYPAVGDWVVLEQMPGEDKGIIQQVLPRQSQFSRKVAGTTTEIQLVAVNVDYVFLVMSLNHDFNIRRLERYLLAAWDSGATPVVVLTKKDACEQVDYFISEVEMIAFGVNVFAVSSVTGEGIDDLAALLVNGKTGALLGSSGVGKSSLINALSGEDVMEVSDIRTDDSKGRHTTTHRELSLLPGGGLLIDTPGMREFQLWDSSEGISNSFQDIEELAIECRFRDCQHKKEPGCAIQEAIQTGLLKEDRYVSYVKLLRELAHIERKNNLAAQKTERDKWKQVSKIQKTNKRRKV, from the coding sequence TTGAAATTGAATTTAATCGAACAGTATGGATGGAATAGTAAATGGGAAGAAAAGATGTCGAACAAAGGATTAGTAGGTCGAGTTTTACTCGAACATAAGCATTCTTATCGAGTAATTACGAATGAAGGTGAGTGGCTTTGCTCTCTTTCGGGTAGATTTAAGTTTGATCACAACCGTGAAGCCTACCCAGCCGTAGGAGATTGGGTGGTTTTAGAGCAGATGCCCGGAGAAGATAAAGGTATTATTCAACAGGTTTTACCGAGACAATCCCAATTCTCGAGAAAAGTGGCAGGTACAACAACAGAAATCCAATTGGTAGCAGTGAATGTAGACTATGTATTTTTAGTGATGTCACTCAACCATGATTTTAATATAAGAAGGTTAGAGCGCTATCTACTTGCAGCTTGGGATTCTGGTGCTACACCTGTCGTGGTACTAACGAAAAAAGACGCTTGTGAACAGGTGGATTATTTCATCAGTGAAGTCGAAATGATTGCATTTGGCGTAAATGTATTCGCTGTATCTAGTGTCACGGGAGAGGGAATAGATGACTTAGCCGCTCTCCTAGTCAACGGTAAAACGGGGGCCTTACTAGGTTCTTCAGGCGTAGGGAAATCCTCTTTGATCAATGCTCTATCTGGTGAGGATGTAATGGAGGTTAGCGATATTCGAACGGATGACAGTAAAGGACGTCATACAACCACTCATAGAGAGCTTTCCTTATTACCTGGTGGGGGACTATTAATTGATACCCCGGGAATGAGAGAGTTCCAGCTCTGGGATTCTAGCGAAGGTATTAGCAACAGTTTTCAGGATATCGAAGAACTTGCTATCGAATGCAGATTTAGAGACTGCCAGCATAAAAAAGAGCCGGGCTGCGCCATTCAAGAAGCCATTCAAACTGGTTTACTAAAAGAGGATAGATATGTAAGCTATGTAAAATTATTGCGTGAGCTTGCTCATATCGAGCGTAAAAACAACTTAGCTGCTCAAAAAACAGAACGTGATAAATGGAAGCAAGTATCGAAGATCCAAAAAACCAATAAGAGAAGAAAAGTTTAA
- a CDS encoding ABC transporter permease: MLNLVRNEWLKLWSKKATWIMAILLVLVMLGSAGFVKWMNSLEVGQDESGEAITVSQMAASSEDPEITKYRLDNELPPPIIDDSAQGFFTGLPGMMSVVTLLTVVVAGGIVASEFSQGTIKMLLTRPVKRWKILTSKLLTVGLFAVAMTGILLISGIIFGYIFFDNVPGTQLELVDGAVVEVSFWGRLLLLTALSLINVLVIGTLAFMIGSVFRSSSLAIGISIFLMFTGVQVTGVLAMLEIEFSKYILFANTNLSQFIGTKEPLLESMSMGFSIVVIAVYLVIFLVTSYWSFTKRDVTA, from the coding sequence TTGCTGAATCTCGTGCGAAATGAGTGGTTAAAACTATGGAGTAAAAAAGCAACCTGGATTATGGCTATACTGCTCGTATTAGTAATGCTTGGTTCTGCTGGCTTTGTGAAATGGATGAATTCCTTGGAAGTAGGACAGGACGAATCAGGAGAAGCTATTACAGTTAGTCAGATGGCTGCTAGCTCAGAGGATCCAGAAATAACTAAATATAGATTGGATAATGAACTGCCACCACCAATTATAGATGATAGTGCACAAGGCTTTTTCACTGGCCTTCCTGGTATGATGTCAGTTGTTACATTACTTACAGTAGTTGTTGCAGGTGGTATAGTCGCTTCTGAATTTTCTCAAGGAACGATTAAAATGTTATTAACAAGACCAGTGAAACGTTGGAAAATTCTAACGTCTAAACTTTTAACGGTTGGTTTATTTGCAGTAGCAATGACTGGTATTCTTCTTATTTCAGGTATCATTTTTGGATATATATTCTTTGATAATGTACCAGGAACCCAATTAGAGTTAGTAGACGGTGCTGTAGTTGAAGTTTCATTCTGGGGTAGATTGTTACTGTTAACTGCTTTATCGCTAATCAATGTATTAGTGATTGGAACGTTGGCCTTTATGATTGGCTCTGTTTTCCGTTCGAGCTCATTGGCAATAGGAATATCTATTTTCTTGATGTTTACAGGAGTACAAGTAACCGGTGTTCTCGCGATGTTGGAAATAGAATTTTCAAAGTACATTTTATTTGCTAATACAAATTTAAGTCAATTTATCGGAACAAAAGAGCCGCTACTTGAAAGTATGTCTATGGGCTTCTCTATTGTCGTAATTGCTGTGTACCTAGTGATATTCCTTGTGACAAGCTACTGGTCATTTACAAAACGTGATGTCACGGCATAA